A section of the Microbacterium forte genome encodes:
- a CDS encoding transglutaminase family protein has protein sequence MSRAEREAERGSRLSWHREHELPAGTVVPSVLAAAAGLVAMWPFTSVIEPGTWSFAVLAVVVVTALTGMASRTLMRGRPTWARDLVTIAVQIVAVMGTVTLLVAGDTAVFGLFPTDATLFTFQALAAAAWEEITFGSAPIAASPGLEAVMGVGFGIVAILLDQLVAQRGAILASLLTAVVGSVPMIVTLGGVNVVWFVILGILILALLGYTAAQNPESPRRTSVAVAAGVGVAALAATVIVAPVLPVSASLAGTGTGVTVDASLRLSDDLRQPNPVEVLTLATTADTAPYLRLTTLSTFNGRVWEPDRGDLQAQSEGFGPAEWTDDIATTDQNTSIRVIRMSSSWLPVPYPATSVQGLPSTWRVSPENRTLASRSADAVGNDYTVRSLEVSPTLEQIRALPAAAPIVDPGTEPVELPEVIGETAAGVTADATNDYDRLIALQSWFRSQFSYSLETPVDEGFDGTGADAVARFLDVKSGYCIHFAGAFALMAESLDMEVRIVVGYLPGALTETTRGDEAVYSVSSDQLHSWPEVLFPGVGWVPFEPTASLGVPTSFSAAATAGGGSGGAATPAPTAAPSTEQTSGPELEREDAGDNAGATGELRRLDPTPVVLTTLGVLVVLLLPAFARLALRIARRGRARGGDAGTAWTELRATMQDLRLPLSDAETPRMRGDDLIRDSRVDAYAMRVLVEAVEHASYARPSASAMRDLDAALVEVTAQLRRSVDRWTRLHAFLLPRSLFASRRTDVPLLT, from the coding sequence ATGTCGCGAGCTGAGCGAGAAGCCGAGCGCGGATCCCGCCTGTCGTGGCACCGCGAACACGAGCTGCCAGCCGGCACGGTCGTGCCGTCGGTGCTGGCCGCGGCCGCCGGGCTCGTCGCGATGTGGCCGTTCACGTCGGTCATCGAGCCGGGCACGTGGTCGTTCGCGGTCCTGGCGGTGGTCGTCGTCACCGCGCTCACCGGCATGGCGTCGCGCACTCTGATGCGCGGCCGTCCGACCTGGGCGCGCGACCTCGTCACCATCGCCGTGCAGATCGTGGCGGTGATGGGCACCGTGACCCTGCTCGTCGCCGGCGACACCGCGGTGTTCGGCCTCTTCCCCACCGACGCGACCTTGTTCACATTCCAGGCGCTCGCGGCCGCGGCGTGGGAGGAGATCACGTTCGGCTCTGCGCCGATCGCCGCCTCCCCCGGACTCGAAGCCGTGATGGGCGTGGGCTTCGGCATCGTCGCCATCCTGCTCGACCAGCTGGTCGCGCAGCGCGGAGCGATCCTCGCCAGCCTTCTCACGGCCGTCGTCGGATCCGTGCCGATGATCGTCACCCTCGGCGGAGTCAACGTCGTCTGGTTCGTGATTCTCGGCATCCTGATCCTCGCCCTGCTGGGGTACACGGCGGCTCAGAACCCCGAATCGCCCCGACGCACATCGGTGGCGGTGGCTGCGGGCGTCGGCGTCGCGGCGCTCGCGGCGACCGTGATCGTCGCACCGGTCCTGCCGGTGTCGGCGAGCCTCGCGGGCACAGGCACGGGCGTCACGGTCGATGCGTCACTGCGGCTCAGCGATGACCTGCGCCAGCCGAACCCGGTCGAGGTGCTCACGTTGGCGACGACGGCCGATACGGCGCCCTACCTGCGACTCACGACGCTGTCGACGTTCAACGGACGTGTGTGGGAGCCGGATCGCGGCGACCTGCAGGCGCAGAGCGAGGGATTCGGCCCCGCCGAGTGGACGGACGACATCGCGACCACCGACCAGAACACCTCCATCAGGGTGATCCGGATGTCGAGTTCCTGGCTTCCGGTGCCCTACCCCGCCACGAGCGTGCAGGGTCTCCCCTCGACCTGGAGGGTGAGCCCGGAGAACCGCACTCTGGCATCTCGCAGCGCGGATGCCGTCGGCAACGACTACACGGTGCGGTCGCTCGAGGTGTCGCCGACCCTCGAGCAGATTCGCGCGCTGCCCGCCGCTGCACCGATCGTCGATCCCGGCACGGAGCCCGTCGAGCTGCCTGAGGTCATCGGCGAGACGGCGGCAGGCGTCACCGCTGACGCCACGAACGACTACGACCGGCTGATCGCGCTGCAGTCGTGGTTCCGCAGTCAGTTCTCCTACTCCCTGGAGACGCCGGTCGATGAGGGTTTCGACGGCACCGGCGCGGACGCGGTCGCGCGGTTCCTCGATGTGAAGTCGGGGTACTGCATCCACTTCGCCGGCGCGTTCGCGCTCATGGCGGAGAGCCTCGACATGGAGGTGCGCATCGTCGTCGGCTACCTGCCCGGCGCCCTGACCGAGACCACGCGCGGCGACGAAGCCGTGTACTCGGTCTCCAGCGACCAGCTGCACTCGTGGCCCGAGGTTCTCTTCCCCGGCGTCGGATGGGTGCCCTTCGAGCCGACCGCCTCTCTCGGGGTGCCCACGTCCTTCTCCGCCGCGGCGACCGCAGGCGGCGGTTCGGGCGGTGCTGCCACACCGGCTCCGACCGCCGCCCCCAGCACCGAGCAGACGTCGGGGCCCGAGCTCGAGCGTGAAGACGCGGGCGACAACGCCGGCGCGACCGGAGAGCTCCGGCGACTGGACCCGACCCCTGTCGTGCTGACGACGCTCGGCGTGCTGGTGGTGCTGCTGCTGCCCGCATTCGCTCGTCTCGCACTGCGCATCGCCCGGCGCGGACGCGCACGAGGCGGTGACGCAGGGACGGCCTGGACCGAACTCCGGGCGACCATGCAGGATCTCCGCCTGCCGCTGTCGGATGCCGAGACGCCGCGCATGCGCGGCGACGATCTCATCAGGGACAGCCGGGTGGATGCCTACGCCATGCGGGTGCTCGTCGAAGCGGTCGAGCACGCCAGCTACGCGCGCCCCTCGGCGAGCGCGATGCGAGATCTCGACGCGGCTCTCGTCGAGGTGACGGCTCAGCTGCGCCGCAGTGTCGACAGGTGGACGAGACTGCACGCGTTCCTGCTTCCGCGATCGCTCTTCGCGAGCCGACGCACCGACGTGCCGCTGCTCACCTGA
- a CDS encoding DUF58 domain-containing protein translates to MPHRRTLTLRGTGALLSGLGCLIAANMVGAPILLYIGVLLLALTAFSVLVVRVPRRAGTVTRQISTDLLTVSETSRVTLRFTLRALRVPRGLWRDVLPPAVTGDSAGEYPSETGQLSYLITGVRRGVWPIGPLVLRTVDPFGLAQREQAFGETRSVTVVPEVFTLAPLTVKVGAAGGTAHTSSSRLGQGSDNLSPRRYIPGDSMRRIHWRATAHRGQLMVRQEEEESSPDALVILDRSAARWARPGDDEDRAFETAVSMCASVAVHLVQEGYGVDVIDSSGTLLGTLRGHEDDRDGLLVALALVGPRGDARDIMTLVGGTPPGPLVYITGEIDEEDAALLRPSGAAAPMLFATAPQRGAAAAAEQHGWRFARLGDDVAEAWEDVLPDRIGGPAEQRGATDVAS, encoded by the coding sequence ATGCCACACCGTCGAACCCTCACCCTTCGGGGCACGGGTGCGCTCCTCTCCGGTCTCGGCTGCCTGATAGCGGCGAACATGGTCGGCGCGCCGATCCTGCTCTACATCGGCGTCCTCCTGCTCGCGCTCACCGCCTTCTCGGTGCTCGTCGTGCGGGTGCCGCGCCGTGCGGGCACGGTCACTCGTCAGATCTCGACCGACCTGTTGACGGTCTCGGAGACCTCTCGCGTCACGCTGCGCTTCACTCTGCGCGCCCTGCGCGTGCCGCGAGGTCTCTGGCGCGATGTGCTCCCGCCCGCGGTCACCGGCGATTCGGCCGGCGAGTACCCGTCGGAGACCGGCCAGCTGAGCTACCTGATCACCGGTGTGCGGCGCGGTGTATGGCCGATCGGTCCACTGGTGCTGCGAACGGTCGACCCGTTCGGCCTCGCCCAGCGCGAGCAGGCGTTCGGCGAGACCCGCTCCGTGACGGTCGTGCCCGAGGTGTTCACACTCGCGCCGCTGACCGTAAAGGTCGGCGCCGCCGGCGGCACAGCGCACACCTCGTCGAGCCGACTCGGGCAGGGCAGCGACAATCTGTCGCCGCGGCGCTACATTCCCGGCGACTCGATGCGTCGCATCCATTGGAGGGCGACCGCGCACCGCGGGCAGCTGATGGTGCGCCAGGAAGAGGAGGAGTCGAGCCCCGACGCGCTCGTGATCCTCGACCGAAGCGCGGCGCGCTGGGCGCGCCCGGGTGACGACGAGGATCGAGCGTTCGAGACCGCCGTGTCGATGTGCGCCTCCGTCGCCGTGCACCTCGTGCAGGAGGGATACGGCGTCGACGTGATCGACAGCAGCGGCACGCTCCTGGGCACCCTGCGCGGTCACGAAGACGACCGCGACGGTCTGCTCGTCGCCCTCGCGCTGGTCGGCCCGCGCGGGGACGCACGCGACATCATGACCCTGGTCGGCGGCACCCCTCCCGGCCCGCTCGTCTACATCACCGGCGAGATCGACGAAGAGGATGCCGCCCTGCTGCGTCCCTCCGGCGCCGCGGCCCCGATGCTGTTCGCGACCGCGCCGCAGCGCGGTGCCGCAGCGGCAGCCGAGCAGCACGGCTGGCGTTTCGCGCGACTGGGCGACGATGTCGCAGAGGCGTGGGAAGACGTGCTGCCCGACCGCATCGGCGGCCCCGCCGAGCAGCGGGGAGCGACCGATGTCGCGAGCTGA
- a CDS encoding AAA family ATPase, whose amino-acid sequence MPENPPLTPAVVDAEQFAAQTSAIVESVGRVIDGKPDAVRSALVCLLAEGHLLIEDVPGVGKTVLARALAASVDATVRRIQFTPDLLPGDVTGVSVYNPVDREFEFKRGAVFAHIVIADEINRSSPKTQSALLEAMEEGQVTVDGSTHMLPNPFLVVATQNPLEMEGTYALPEAQRDRFMMRISMGYPDAAAEALMLRQRDTVNPLAAVRAVANAGSVSGLIAWARSVHVAPALEEYTVALAQATRADPNLHLGASPRATLQLIRAAKVWAALDGRDFVIPDDVTALIVPVLAHRLLPARGAHRAGAQPVEAALRQIVERVRVPVTARS is encoded by the coding sequence ATGCCAGAGAATCCGCCCCTGACCCCGGCCGTCGTCGATGCCGAGCAGTTCGCCGCGCAGACGTCTGCCATCGTCGAGTCTGTCGGACGGGTCATCGACGGAAAGCCGGATGCCGTGCGGAGCGCTCTCGTGTGCCTGCTCGCCGAGGGCCACCTGCTGATCGAAGACGTACCGGGAGTCGGCAAGACGGTGCTGGCGCGCGCGCTGGCCGCGAGCGTGGATGCCACTGTGCGCCGCATCCAGTTCACCCCCGACCTCCTCCCCGGTGATGTGACGGGCGTGAGCGTCTACAACCCCGTCGACCGGGAGTTCGAGTTCAAGCGCGGCGCGGTGTTCGCGCACATCGTGATCGCCGACGAGATCAACCGCTCTTCTCCGAAGACGCAATCCGCGCTGCTCGAAGCCATGGAAGAGGGGCAGGTGACCGTCGACGGATCGACGCACATGCTTCCCAACCCCTTCCTGGTCGTGGCGACCCAGAATCCTCTCGAGATGGAGGGCACCTACGCCCTGCCCGAAGCTCAGCGCGACCGCTTCATGATGCGCATCTCGATGGGCTACCCCGACGCGGCGGCCGAAGCCCTCATGCTCCGCCAGCGCGACACGGTGAACCCGCTCGCCGCGGTGCGAGCCGTCGCGAACGCGGGGTCGGTCTCGGGGCTGATCGCCTGGGCTCGCTCGGTGCACGTCGCCCCGGCGCTCGAGGAGTACACGGTCGCTCTCGCCCAGGCGACCCGCGCCGACCCCAACCTGCACCTCGGCGCGAGTCCGAGGGCGACCCTGCAGCTGATCCGGGCCGCGAAGGTCTGGGCGGCGCTCGATGGACGCGACTTCGTGATCCCCGACGACGTGACGGCGCTGATCGTCCCTGTTCTCGCGCACCGTCTTCTTCCGGCCCGTGGGGCGCACCGTGCGGGCGCCCAGCCCGTAGAAGCGGCCCTGCGACAGATCGTCGAGCGCGTGCGGGTGCCCGTGACGGCGCGCTCCTGA
- a CDS encoding rhomboid family intramembrane serine protease, whose protein sequence is MTRPDVISTADSPRSSALGRFAAPLLLVALMWAVQLVDAVLPGSFTGFGLRSWDLSGLGGIVVGPLLHADWAHLIGNTVPLLVLGCLVAVEGVRRFWTVTAFAAVIGGLGTWLVNSPGALTVGASGLVFGYFGYTVMRVFAPGRVAHRVLYAIVALIVIGLYGGSMLAGVVGVREGISWQAHLFGAIGGGLAAFVGRGSTMTRGS, encoded by the coding sequence GTGACAAGGCCAGATGTGATCAGCACCGCCGATTCCCCGCGCTCCAGTGCTCTCGGTCGTTTCGCAGCGCCTCTTCTGCTCGTCGCCCTGATGTGGGCTGTGCAGCTCGTCGACGCGGTCCTCCCCGGCTCTTTCACGGGCTTCGGGCTCCGGTCGTGGGATCTCTCGGGCCTCGGCGGCATCGTCGTCGGTCCTCTTCTGCATGCGGATTGGGCGCACCTGATCGGCAACACCGTGCCGCTTCTCGTGCTCGGCTGCCTCGTCGCCGTCGAGGGCGTACGCCGGTTCTGGACCGTCACCGCGTTCGCCGCCGTGATCGGCGGCCTCGGCACGTGGCTCGTGAACTCCCCGGGGGCGTTGACGGTCGGGGCGTCGGGCCTCGTCTTCGGATACTTCGGATACACCGTGATGCGGGTCTTCGCGCCGGGAAGAGTGGCACACCGCGTTCTCTACGCGATCGTCGCGCTCATCGTCATCGGCCTCTACGGCGGATCCATGCTCGCGGGCGTCGTCGGCGTGCGCGAGGGCATCTCGTGGCAGGCGCATCTGTTCGGCGCGATCGGCGGCGGCCTCGCCGCGTTCGTCGGCAGAGGCAGCACCATGACCCGAGGCTCATGA
- the pta gene encoding phosphate acetyltransferase, producing MAQSIYITSAEGHTGKSTIALGVLDALMRVTPRVGVFRPIARSVADRDDVLELLLAHDGVHLDYEDCIGVTYDDVRDDPDRALSTIVARFKAVEAQCDAVVIIGSDYTDVASPAELGYNARIAANLAAPVLLVLSGRDQQRQAEQLGTTTARTPAAVGQIGALALSELEVERAELFAVIVNRADPEQLDGIEEAVAAVRPQKTTPVWAIPEDRTLVAPSIDGILAAVDGRLIKGDPDRLGREALTIVVAGMSMVNVLPRLTEESVVVIPADRTEVLLATLLADASGTFPRVAGIILNGPFPLPEPIVQLLDGFTSTVPIIATDLGTYDTAVRVMGARGRISPESRGRYDRALGLFQTHVDIAELTTQLGLAESRVVTPLMFEYGLIERARSDRRRIVLPEGDDDRILRAAATLLAREVADLTILGDESAIRARAVELGVDISAAQVISPTDPEMVERFATEYARLRAHKGITLAQAADTVTDVSYFGTMMVHLGLADGMVSGAAHTTAHTIRPSFEIIKTKPGVTVVSSVFLMALADRVLVYGDCAVIPDPTSEQLADIAISSAATAQQFGIEPRIAMLSYSTGESGSGADVDKVRAATALVHERAPELLVEGPIQYDAAADAAVAKAKLPDSAVAGRATVFVFPDLNTGNNTYKAVQRSAGAVAIGPVLQGLNKPINDLSRGALVDDIVNTVAITAIQAQSEGATA from the coding sequence GTGGCGCAGAGCATATACATCACCTCGGCCGAAGGCCATACAGGCAAGTCGACCATCGCCCTCGGTGTGCTCGATGCGCTCATGCGCGTCACGCCGCGGGTCGGCGTCTTCCGTCCGATAGCGCGGTCGGTCGCCGACCGCGACGACGTGCTCGAGCTGCTGCTCGCGCACGACGGAGTGCACCTCGACTACGAGGACTGCATCGGCGTGACCTACGACGATGTGCGTGACGATCCCGACCGGGCGCTCTCGACGATCGTCGCTCGGTTCAAGGCCGTCGAGGCGCAGTGCGACGCCGTGGTCATCATCGGCAGCGACTACACCGATGTCGCCAGCCCCGCAGAGCTCGGGTACAACGCCCGGATCGCCGCGAACCTGGCTGCGCCCGTGCTGCTCGTGCTGAGCGGTCGCGATCAGCAGCGTCAGGCCGAGCAGCTGGGAACCACCACCGCCCGCACTCCCGCCGCGGTCGGGCAGATCGGGGCGCTCGCGCTCTCCGAACTCGAGGTCGAGCGCGCCGAGCTGTTCGCGGTGATCGTGAATCGAGCCGACCCCGAGCAGCTCGACGGGATCGAGGAGGCGGTCGCAGCGGTGCGTCCGCAGAAGACCACGCCCGTCTGGGCGATCCCCGAGGACCGCACGCTGGTGGCGCCGTCGATCGACGGCATCCTCGCGGCCGTCGACGGCCGGCTCATCAAGGGCGACCCTGATCGTCTCGGCCGCGAGGCCCTGACGATCGTGGTCGCGGGCATGTCGATGGTCAACGTGCTTCCCCGGCTCACGGAGGAGTCGGTGGTGGTGATCCCCGCCGACCGCACCGAGGTGCTGCTGGCGACGCTGCTCGCCGATGCCTCCGGCACGTTCCCGCGGGTCGCGGGCATCATCCTCAACGGCCCTTTCCCTCTTCCCGAGCCGATCGTGCAGCTGCTCGACGGCTTCACCTCGACCGTGCCGATCATCGCGACGGACCTGGGCACCTACGACACCGCGGTGCGCGTGATGGGAGCGCGGGGTCGCATCTCTCCCGAGTCCCGCGGCCGCTACGATCGCGCGCTGGGGCTCTTCCAGACCCATGTCGACATCGCCGAGCTCACCACCCAGCTGGGGCTCGCCGAGTCGCGCGTCGTGACTCCGCTGATGTTCGAGTACGGACTCATCGAGCGCGCACGCTCCGACCGTCGGCGCATCGTGCTGCCGGAGGGCGATGACGATCGCATCCTCCGCGCGGCCGCCACTCTGCTGGCGCGCGAGGTCGCGGACCTCACGATCCTCGGCGACGAGTCGGCGATCCGGGCGCGCGCCGTCGAGCTCGGCGTCGACATCTCGGCGGCACAGGTGATCAGCCCGACCGATCCCGAGATGGTCGAGCGCTTCGCGACGGAGTATGCGCGGCTGCGCGCGCACAAGGGCATCACACTGGCACAGGCGGCCGACACCGTCACCGACGTCTCGTACTTCGGAACGATGATGGTGCACCTCGGGCTCGCCGACGGCATGGTCTCGGGCGCCGCCCACACGACAGCACACACCATCCGTCCGTCGTTCGAGATCATCAAGACGAAGCCGGGAGTCACCGTCGTGTCGAGCGTCTTCCTCATGGCGCTCGCCGACCGCGTGCTCGTGTACGGCGACTGCGCGGTGATCCCGGATCCGACCAGCGAGCAGCTGGCCGACATCGCGATCTCGTCTGCGGCGACCGCGCAGCAGTTCGGCATCGAGCCCCGCATCGCGATGCTGTCGTACTCGACCGGCGAATCGGGATCGGGGGCCGACGTCGACAAGGTCCGCGCGGCCACCGCCCTCGTGCACGAGCGCGCCCCGGAGCTGCTCGTCGAGGGACCGATCCAGTACGACGCCGCCGCAGACGCCGCGGTGGCGAAGGCGAAGCTCCCCGACTCCGCGGTGGCCGGCCGCGCGACCGTCTTCGTCTTCCCCGACCTCAACACCGGCAACAACACCTACAAGGCCGTGCAGCGCTCGGCGGGCGCCGTCGCGATCGGCCCGGTGCTGCAGGGGCTCAACAAGCCGATCAACGACCTTTCGCGCGGTGCGCTGGTCGACGACATCGTCAACACCGTGGCGATCACCGCCATCCAGGCGCAGTCCGAAGGAGCGACGGCGTGA
- a CDS encoding acetate/propionate family kinase, whose translation MSAILVINSGSSSLKYSLIDIENENELAAGLIERIGQDLSAVRHTVRPDTTADAVVAMLDASYDSERPVADHGAAFTVMLEQFAEHGPLLDEHPPVAVGHRVVHGGARFYAPTLVTQNVEEQIEELSVLAPLHNPANLAGIVAAKAVFSGVPHVAVFDTAFHQTLPPAAYTYAIDAELAAEHRVRRYGFHGTSHQFVSESAAAFLERDLGTLRQIVFHLGNGASVTAIDGGRSVETSMGLTPLEGLVMGTRSGDLDPAALVHLSRRAGYSIDDLDVLLNSRSGLKGLAGHSDMRDILAGRDAGDAASTLAFDVYIHRLRAYAGSYIAQLGGVDVISFTAGVGENAAVVRAEAMATLGFAGVEIDQGRNTARQRGIRRISTDDSRVTVLVVPTDEELEIARQTSRML comes from the coding sequence GTGAGCGCGATCCTCGTCATCAACAGCGGGTCCTCGTCGCTCAAGTACAGCCTGATCGACATCGAGAACGAGAACGAGCTCGCCGCAGGGCTCATCGAGCGGATAGGTCAGGACCTCAGCGCGGTCCGGCACACGGTCCGTCCGGACACCACTGCGGATGCGGTCGTGGCGATGCTCGACGCCTCGTACGACTCCGAGCGCCCCGTCGCCGATCACGGCGCGGCCTTCACGGTGATGCTCGAGCAGTTCGCCGAGCATGGTCCGCTGCTCGACGAGCATCCTCCGGTCGCGGTCGGTCACCGTGTGGTGCACGGAGGGGCGCGGTTCTATGCGCCGACGCTCGTGACTCAGAACGTCGAGGAGCAGATCGAGGAGCTCTCGGTGCTCGCCCCGCTGCACAACCCGGCGAACCTGGCCGGGATCGTCGCGGCGAAGGCGGTGTTCTCCGGCGTGCCGCACGTCGCCGTGTTCGACACGGCCTTCCACCAGACCCTCCCTCCGGCCGCCTACACGTACGCGATCGACGCCGAGCTCGCCGCCGAGCACCGGGTGCGTCGATACGGATTCCACGGCACGAGCCACCAGTTCGTGAGCGAATCGGCCGCCGCGTTCCTCGAACGCGACCTCGGCACACTGCGGCAGATCGTCTTCCACCTCGGCAACGGCGCATCGGTGACCGCGATCGACGGTGGACGATCGGTCGAGACGTCGATGGGGCTGACGCCGCTCGAAGGGCTCGTGATGGGAACCCGCTCGGGAGACCTCGACCCCGCGGCGCTGGTGCATCTGTCGCGGAGAGCCGGATATTCGATCGACGATCTCGACGTGCTCCTGAACTCGCGCAGCGGCCTGAAGGGACTCGCGGGGCACAGCGACATGCGCGACATCCTCGCGGGCAGGGATGCCGGAGACGCGGCGTCGACGCTCGCGTTCGACGTCTACATCCACCGCCTGCGCGCCTACGCGGGGTCGTACATCGCCCAGCTCGGCGGGGTCGACGTGATCTCCTTCACCGCGGGGGTCGGCGAGAACGCGGCCGTCGTGCGCGCAGAGGCGATGGCCACGCTCGGATTCGCCGGGGTCGAGATCGATCAGGGGCGCAACACCGCGCGGCAGCGCGGCATCCGACGGATCTCCACCGACGACTCGCGGGTCACCGTGCTCGTCGTGCCCACCGACGAGGAGCTCGAGATCGCGAGACAGACCTCTCGCATGCTCTGA
- a CDS encoding HAD family hydrolase — protein MPEALPDPLRAEGVLFDLDGVLTPTAEVHMRAWKVVFDDAFERWGITPAYSDADYFDYVDGKKRYDGVASLLRSRNVEIPWGAVDDPPEAETICGIGNRKNAAFAESLRGEGIAPFPGSLALVEKLHAAGIPIGVVSSSKNAEEVLAAAGLRSFFRVVVDGVVAERDNLASKPAADMFSAGAAALGVDPARSIAVEDATSGAASAAAAGFGVVVGVDRGTGADALRAAGATVVVSDLDVFVDAAADEGARSDSDSADQDTRSDNEDPA, from the coding sequence GTGCCCGAAGCTCTGCCCGATCCGCTCCGCGCCGAAGGCGTCCTGTTCGACCTCGACGGGGTGCTGACGCCGACCGCCGAGGTGCACATGCGCGCGTGGAAGGTCGTGTTCGACGACGCGTTCGAACGCTGGGGGATCACGCCGGCGTACTCGGACGCTGACTACTTCGACTACGTCGACGGCAAGAAGCGCTATGACGGCGTGGCGAGCCTGCTGCGCAGCCGCAACGTCGAGATCCCCTGGGGAGCGGTCGACGACCCGCCCGAGGCCGAGACGATCTGCGGCATAGGCAATCGCAAGAACGCCGCATTCGCCGAGTCCCTGCGGGGCGAGGGCATCGCACCGTTCCCCGGCTCGCTGGCGCTCGTCGAGAAGCTGCACGCGGCCGGCATCCCGATCGGCGTCGTCTCCAGCTCCAAGAACGCCGAAGAGGTGCTCGCCGCCGCCGGCCTCCGCTCGTTCTTCCGGGTCGTGGTCGACGGCGTCGTCGCAGAACGCGACAACCTCGCCTCGAAGCCCGCCGCCGACATGTTCAGCGCCGGTGCCGCCGCGCTGGGCGTCGATCCCGCCCGCAGCATCGCCGTCGAGGATGCCACCTCGGGAGCGGCCTCCGCGGCCGCCGCCGGGTTCGGGGTCGTCGTCGGCGTCGACCGCGGCACCGGAGCCGACGCGCTGCGCGCCGCCGGTGCCACCGTCGTGGTCAGCGATCTCGACGTGTTCGTCGACGCCGCCGCCGACGAGGGTGCGCGCTCCGATTCAGACTCCGCCGACCAGGACACCCGCTCCGACAACGAGGACCCCGCATGA